The region ATTCACGGGGTGACATTGGTGGGAGTCGTGGGAGCGGACTTCGCGCTGGGGCTGCCAGACTTCCGCGCCGCCGAGCGGGTCTTCCAGCTCCTGACGCAGGTCTCAGGCAGGTCGGGCAGGGGAGAGCTTCCAGGCAAGGTTCTGGTGCAGACGTATCATCCGGATCACTACGCCGTGAAGTTTGCGGCGGAACACGATTACCCCGGCTTCGTAGCAAAAGAGATGCAGTACCGCCGCTGGATGCACTATCCGCCGTTCGGTGTGCTCGCCAATGTGGTGATTCAGAGCGAACGATTCGAAGAAGCGACGGGGTGGTCGGCAGAGCTGGGACGATGGTTCCGGGGAGCCACCCTGGGCAAGGTCAGGGTGCTCGGCCCCGCAGCTGCCCCGATCTCGCGTATTAAGCGAATTTATCGCTTCCACTTTGTCGTCAAGGGCGAGACCAGAAGTGCGTTGAGTGAGGCTCTCCGTGGGATGCTTCGGTTTGCGGGGACGCGCGAGATCCCACGACGGAGTCTCGTCGTCGATGTAGACGCTCTACACCTGATGTAGCAGGAGGCGGGCATCGGCTGTTCATGGCATAAGAGATGGATCTTCTCGTCACCTATCGAGCCAGATGACACAGAAAAACCACCTCCATGCCAAAGGCACAGACTGATTGTCAGACCTTTCCATGCGGCGGACTCTTTCGTTGCTCGGCGGCGCCAGAGATCCTTGGCAGGGTTAGTTGAGCAGATGAAGCTCTTTGCCGGGCTTGAACCGCACTGCCTTGCCCGGGGCAATCGTAACTTCCGCTCCGGTACGCGGATTGCGTCCGATACCGGTCTTGCGCGGTTTGACGGTAAACACGCCAAAACCACGGAGTTCGATGCGGTCGCCAGCGACCAGCGTCTGCTTCATGCTCTCGAAAATAGCATCCACCGCAGCCTCTGCTTTTGTGCGTGGAAGGCCGGTGCGTTCAACAACCCTTTGTACTAAATCCTGCTTGATCATGTATGGGCCGCCGTCCTTTAGGGCTGTAAATTTTTACTGTTTAAGTTTGAGACCTTGTACGACCTGGTTCGAATAACGTGATAGTAGAAAGGTTGAAATCCCGTTGTCAACGACGGAACGCTACCGTAAGATGAAGAATCTAATGAAGCAATCTACACCTGCGGACCGCCGGGGCCTATTTTGCCATAAAGCAGGCTGAACTCGCGATAAATTGTTAAGCGAACGTTTTTATACTAGGTAATCTTTAAGACTCAAGCAGAAGGGAAGTAGAGCCGCGTGGCCATCAAAAGCGACCGTTGGATTCGCCAGCAGGCGAAGGAAAACGGAATGATCTCCCCGTTCAGTGAAAAGCAGGTTCGAGAAGGCGTCATCTCCTACGGTCTTTCTTCGTATGGATATGATCTTCGCGTCTCCGACGAATTCAAGATCTTTACTAACGTGAACAACGCCATCATCGATCCGAAGGCCTTTGACGAGCGGTCGTTTGTCACGGTGGTCGCCGATAGCGTTATTGTTCCCCCAAATTCGTTTGCTCTGGCCCGTTCGATCGAATATTTCAAGATTCCGCGCGATGTTCTGACGATCTGCGTGGGCAAGTCCACCTATGCCCGTTGTGGGATTATCGTTAATGTGACCCCTTTCGAGCCGGAGTGGGAGGGCTTTGTCACTCTCGAAATCTCCAATACAACTCCTTTGCCTGCAAAGGTTTACGCCAATGAAGGGCTTTGCCAGATCCTCTTCTTCCAGTCTGATGAGCCTTGCGAGGTCAGCTATGCGGACCGCAGCGGCAAATATCAGAAGCAGCAGGGCATCGTACTGCCAAAGCTTTAGAAACATGGGCCCCGCCAGGTGCTGTCTCTTCGGAAGACGATCTTCTTCACGTCAGCACGTTTTTAGCTTTTGACTTGTCGATTCGTTCGAGGCCATGACTGAGACCAAGCAAGACGAGCCTTTCCGTATCGGGCTGATCGCCACCGATCCCTTGCGCGTCGTGGGGTTGCAGACCATCATATCCGAGCAGGGGGGCGCCGAAGTGGTGACCGTAGCCAGTCCCGGCGCACTGGATGCCTCTGGCGTGTCTCTCGTTCTGGTGGATGCTGCCTGCACGGACCACCTTTTTGAGCTGCTTGAGACCTTCCGCCGCTCCCGGCCTCACCTCCGGCTTATCGTCATCGGACTTGAAGAAGACCATGATTATATCCAGAAGGTTATTGGTGCAGGAGCCAAAGGATACCTCTCCCACACCGCACGCGAGAACGAGATTCGCATGGCAATCGAGATTGTGCTGGACGGATCGGTCTGGGCCCCGCGCAAGGTTCTTGCGCGGCTGCTCGAAGCCAGTGCAGGGGAGAGGAGAGGCCCACTTCCGGAACCGAAATTCACCGAACGCGAGACGCAGGTTCTCGAGTTGCTGGTTGCAGGACGGCCGAATCGCGACATTGCGGAGGCGCTTGGAATCGACGCCGCCACGGTAAAGGCCCACGTAGGACGGCTCATGCGGAAGATGGGCGTGGAGAATCGAATCGCTCTCAGCGTACAGGCAGTCAATCGTAACCTCGTCCGTAAGTAAGACCAATGCAATGGGTTACCGGTAACTTGGGAAGCGAAGGTCTACATACCTCCGTACCGTTGTAGATACCGGGCAGCTGAGGCAATCTTTCTACAAGCAACACAGACCTGGGAGAGGGGTTGTAGAGAGCGCGCCTGACGATTCAGGCGACTTCTCTACAACCCCCATTTTTTTGTTTTTGGTGGGAAGGTGTGGAAAAGCAACGCTGTCTGGGTTGGATCCGTCCAATATCCTACTGGAAACAGGCGATTTATTCGTATAGCTCGAAAAAAGAAAGGTTTTTGAATGATGGAACGATGGATGAAGCATTGGTCTGTGGCTGTGTGCGGAGTTGCAATGATGGCCAGTTCGGCAGTCGGATACGCCGCAAGCGACAGGACTAAGCTGACGGAAAGACTCCAGGACGCCCAGGCGGTCATTACCCAGATCATGGCTGCTCCTGACAAGGGTATCCCTGAGGGTATTCTGTCTGGCGCAAACTGCGTGGCGGTGATTCCCAGCTTCAAGAAGGCTGCCTTTGTCGTCGGGGCCCAGTATGGCCAGGGCGTCGCGACATGTCGCACCTCGCGCGGCTGGAGCGCCCCTGTCTTCGTTCAGCTTGCCGGTGGGAGCTTCGGGTTCCAGATCGGCGGCCAGGCGACCGATCTGATCATTGTGGCAATGAATGATCGAGGCATGCAGGACATGCTGAAGAACAAGTTCAAGATCGGGGCCGATGCCGCTGCCTCTGCAGGCCCCGTGGGACGCAATGCGCAGGCCGGAACGGACTGGAAGATGAACGCCGAGTTGCTCACCTACTCACGCAGCAAGGGGCTTTTTGCTGGTATTGATCTGGATGGTACGGTCCTCTCACAGAATGAGGACGACACGCGGGTGATGTACGGCAATGCGATTCCATTCGAGACGATCCTCAAAGGCAACCAGGCTACTCCTGAGGTAGCGCGCCCATTCGTTCGCACCGTAGCGAAGTACTTTGTCGCCTCCCGCTCAGACAAATAGAACGCTCATAGAGCAGAGAGGAGCTCGAACCCCCTCCACGCGTCCGGCTCGAAAATCTTCGTGCGATTTTCGAGCCGGCTCAACGGTTCGATAGACATCCTGTTACTCTGAATCCAGAGTGAGCACTCTCTCCATTGCGACCGCTGCCGAAGTCTTCGATCTTCTTCGCGAAGACCTTGCTGCCATCGAGCAGGAGTTTTCAAAACAATCGGCCTCCAACGTCGCCGTTATTACTGACATTGCGCAATACCTGATCGCCGGCGGAGGCAAACGCATCCGTCCGCTACTGCTGCTGCTTGCTGCGAAATCGCTTGGCTCTACAGGCCACAGCCGTATTCGCCTCGGCGCAGTGGTTGAGATGCTGCACACCGCGACCCTCGTCCACGACGACATCATCGACGAGGCTGATACGCGCCGCGGACGCCCATCGTCGAATACGACCTGGGGAAATTCCAAGTGCGTGCTCGCAGGAGACTGGCTCTATATGCAGGCCTTCTCCTCGGCGCTCGAGGAGCGCAATTTCCACGTTCTGGACCTGCTCATCTCGCTCACCCAGCAGATGGTCGAAGGCGAGCTGTTGCAGATCGAAAAGCTTGGACACCTGATCAACGAAGAAGAGTACTTCGACCTGATCTATCGCAAGACGGCCTGTCTCTTCAAAGTCTCCATGCAGCTTGGCGCGGCCATTACGCCGCACGACTTCGGCGACGCCAATGTGATTGAAGCGCAGCTCGGAGAATACGGTCGCAATCTCGGGCTTGCCTTCCAGATCGTCGACGACGTCCTCGATCTGACTGCCGCCGAGGAGGTCCTGGGCAAGCCTGTCGCCAGCGATCTTCGAGAAGGCAAGGCCACTCTTGCCGTCATTCACGCCCTGGAGCGCGGTACAGGAGCCGACCGCGAAGCTATCCGCACCGTGCTTGCGGACCGCAGCTTCGCCCGCGTCTCGCATAGCCAGATCATAGAGGTCCTCCGTCGTCATGGCTCCATCGAATATGCGATGGACACTGCCTGCGCCTATGCCGAGGCCGCCCGCCAGTCGATCGCCGACCTGCCACCCTCAGATGCCAAGCGGGCCCTGCTGTGGGTTCCTGGCTTCGTCACCAGCCGCGACCGCTAAACAGACAAAACCGCCAGCGGGGGCCAGCGAGCTATTCGTCTTCCGTATCGTCGACGATCTCCTCATCCAGATCGGTCTCAACGGCAAAGTCACGTGGCTGCAGTTTTCCATCCGCCTGACGCATCAGAATCTGAATCCGTCCCTCGGCGGCTTCGAGCTCCTGCCGACAGCTCTCGGAGAGCTTCATACCCTCCTCAAACAGGCGCACCGACTCTTCGAGAGAAAGATCTCCCTGTTCCAGCTTCCCGACCACTGCCTCCAGATCTGTCAGCTTGCGCTCGAAGTCAGCCACGCGGAACCTCCACGCCTTCCGTCAGTCCCAGCACCTGCGCCGCGGCCAGATACTTTCCTTTTCCGAACGGCGCGCTGACCTGAACGCCCTGCACCATCGGCCTTGCTTCGGCCAGCATCTCCTGGGCGATGCGAATTCCTTCAGCGCGCGCGGCTTCAGGCGAACTGGTCCTGGCCATCCTGGCCATGATCTCGTCAGGCATGCTGACGCGCAGATCGTTCTTCATGAACTCGGCGTTCCTGAGACTGGTCAGCGGCCAGATCCCCGCGATGACGGGAATGCGGAATCCTTCGACGCGCCTGAGGAACTCCTCGAGCACACGAAGGTCAAATACCGGCTGGGTAATGGCGAACTCCGCACCGGCCTCGACCTTGTATGCGAAGCGCCTTACCTCCTGGTCGA is a window of Edaphobacter sp. 12200R-103 DNA encoding:
- a CDS encoding HU family DNA-binding protein; translation: MIKQDLVQRVVERTGLPRTKAEAAVDAIFESMKQTLVAGDRIELRGFGVFTVKPRKTGIGRNPRTGAEVTIAPGKAVRFKPGKELHLLN
- the dcd gene encoding dCTP deaminase; the encoded protein is MAIKSDRWIRQQAKENGMISPFSEKQVREGVISYGLSSYGYDLRVSDEFKIFTNVNNAIIDPKAFDERSFVTVVADSVIVPPNSFALARSIEYFKIPRDVLTICVGKSTYARCGIIVNVTPFEPEWEGFVTLEISNTTPLPAKVYANEGLCQILFFQSDEPCEVSYADRSGKYQKQQGIVLPKL
- a CDS encoding response regulator transcription factor; the encoded protein is MTETKQDEPFRIGLIATDPLRVVGLQTIISEQGGAEVVTVASPGALDASGVSLVLVDAACTDHLFELLETFRRSRPHLRLIVIGLEEDHDYIQKVIGAGAKGYLSHTARENEIRMAIEIVLDGSVWAPRKVLARLLEASAGERRGPLPEPKFTERETQVLELLVAGRPNRDIAEALGIDAATVKAHVGRLMRKMGVENRIALSVQAVNRNLVRK
- a CDS encoding lipid-binding SYLF domain-containing protein, producing the protein MKHWSVAVCGVAMMASSAVGYAASDRTKLTERLQDAQAVITQIMAAPDKGIPEGILSGANCVAVIPSFKKAAFVVGAQYGQGVATCRTSRGWSAPVFVQLAGGSFGFQIGGQATDLIIVAMNDRGMQDMLKNKFKIGADAAASAGPVGRNAQAGTDWKMNAELLTYSRSKGLFAGIDLDGTVLSQNEDDTRVMYGNAIPFETILKGNQATPEVARPFVRTVAKYFVASRSDK
- a CDS encoding polyprenyl synthetase family protein, translated to MSTLSIATAAEVFDLLREDLAAIEQEFSKQSASNVAVITDIAQYLIAGGGKRIRPLLLLLAAKSLGSTGHSRIRLGAVVEMLHTATLVHDDIIDEADTRRGRPSSNTTWGNSKCVLAGDWLYMQAFSSALEERNFHVLDLLISLTQQMVEGELLQIEKLGHLINEEEYFDLIYRKTACLFKVSMQLGAAITPHDFGDANVIEAQLGEYGRNLGLAFQIVDDVLDLTAAEEVLGKPVASDLREGKATLAVIHALERGTGADREAIRTVLADRSFARVSHSQIIEVLRRHGSIEYAMDTACAYAEAARQSIADLPPSDAKRALLWVPGFVTSRDR
- the xseB gene encoding exodeoxyribonuclease VII small subunit, with amino-acid sequence MADFERKLTDLEAVVGKLEQGDLSLEESVRLFEEGMKLSESCRQELEAAEGRIQILMRQADGKLQPRDFAVETDLDEEIVDDTEDE